A single genomic interval of Oenanthe melanoleuca isolate GR-GAL-2019-014 chromosome 13, OMel1.0, whole genome shotgun sequence harbors:
- the SMAD5 gene encoding mothers against decapentaplegic homolog 5, producing MTSMASLFSFTSPAVKRLLGWKQGDEEEKWAEKAVDALVKKLKKKKGAMEELEKALSSPGQPSKCVTIPRSLDGRLQVSHRKGLPHVIYCRVWRWPDLQSHHELKPLDICEFPFGSKQKEVCINPYHYKRVESPVLPPVLVPRHSEFNPQHSLLVQFRNLSHNEPHMPHNATFPDSFQQPNSTPFSISPNSPYPPSPASSTYPSSPASSGPSSPFQLPADTPPPAYMPPDEQMGQDNSQSMDTSNTMIPQIMPNISTRDVQPVAYEEPKHWCSIVYYELNNRVGEAFHASSTSVLVDGFTDPSNNKNRFCLGLLSNVNRNSTIENTRRHIGKGVHLYYVGGEVYAECLSDSSIFVQSRNCNYHHGFHPTTVCKIPSGCSLKIFNNQEFAQLLAQSVNHGFEAVYELTKMCTIRMSFVKGWGAEYHRQDVTSTPCWIEIHLHGPLQWLDKVLTQMGSPLNPISSVS from the exons ATGACGTCAATGGCCAGTTTGTTCTCCTTTACTAGCCCAGCTGTAAAGCGTCTGTTGGGCTGGAAACAAGgagatgaagaggaaaaatgggCAGAAAAAGCTGTTGATGCTTTGgtaaaaaagctgaaaaagaaaaagggtgCTATGGAAGAGCTGGAGAAAGCCTTGAGCAGTCCAGGGCAGCCCAGCAAGTGCGTTACTATCCCCCGCTCGTTAGACGGACGGCTCCAGGTGTCTCACAGGAAGGGCCTTCCCCACGTCATCTACTGTCGTGTGTGGCGCTGGCCCGATCTACAGAGCCATCACGAGCTGAAGCCATTGGATATTTGTGAATTTCCTTTTGGATCCAAACAGAAGGAAGTCTGCATCAATCCATACCACTACAAGAGGGTGGAGAGCCCAG tTCTACCTCCAGTGTTAGTGCCTAGACATAGTGAATTCAACCCCCAGCACAGTCTGCTAGTTCAGTTCAGGAACCTCAGCCACAACGAGCCCCACATGCCGCACAACGCGACCTTTCCGGACTCCTTCCAGCAGCCCAACAGCACTCCCTTCTCCATCTCACCAAACAGCCCCTACCCCCcttctccagccagcagcacttaCCCGAGCtccccagccagctctgggccATCCAGTCCCTTTCAGCTGCCAG CTGATACTCCACCTCCTGCTTATATGCCCCCTGATGAGCAAATGGGACAGGATAATTCACAGTCTATGGACACAAGCAATACAATGATCCCTCAAATAATGCCAAATATATCTACCAGAG ATGTTCAGCCTGTTGCCTACGAAGAACCCAAACACTGGTGTTCCATTGTGTATTATGAGTTAAATAACCGTGTTGGGGAGGCTTTCCATGCATCTTCCACAAGTGTCTTAGTAGATGGGTTTACAGATCCCTCCAATAACAAAAACAGATTCTGCTTAGGTTTGCTCTCCAACGTTAACCGCAACTCGACGATCGAGAACACTCGACGGCACATTGGCAAAG GAGTTCATCTCTACTATGTTGGTGGAGAAGTCTATGCTGAGTGTTTAAGTGATAGCAGCATTTTTGTacagagcaggaactgcaaCTACCACCATGGCTTTCATCCAACAACTGTATGCAAGATTCCCAGTGGATGCAGTCTGAAAATTTTTAACAATCAGGAGTTCGCTCAGCTTTTAGCTCAGTCTGTCAACCATGGATTTGAAGCAGTATATGAGCTCACCAAAATGTGCACCATTCGAATGAGTTTTGTAAAG ggctggggagctgaaTATCACCGGCAGGATGTCACAAGCACCCCGTGCTGGATAGAAATTCATCTTCATGGGCCCCTCCAGTGGCTGGATAAAGTACTTACACAAATGGGTTCTCCTCTTAACCCCATCTCATCTGTTTCATAG